The sequence below is a genomic window from Alligator mississippiensis isolate rAllMis1 chromosome 16, rAllMis1, whole genome shotgun sequence.
tcctttttaaagttACAAATAGAGTTTTGCAAGTTAGTTTTCAGAATCTCTTGACATTATAAAAGATACATTAAAAGCTTAGCTTAATTATAAAAATCTTGAAGTCTCAGGAATATAAAAAAGGGAGAAGTATAAAAGAGAGACAGGAGAAGATAAAGAAAGTTGAGTGCTTTTTGGTTCATACAGGTTTCACCGAGGCAGGCTTCCTCCCATACGCAGCCCAGTCCATCATTATAGCCCACGAGCATTGCAGCAATTGCCTTATCGTTTGGTGTTGACCCAGTGATACCGATCCACACGCGGTCCAGTGAAGGCAGCCATTGGCTTGTAGACTTTGTAGCCCTTGTGTTGGGGGAAGCAAGCACTTGCCAGATGAAGGCTGTTGGTCACATAGGTCTTCCTACGGAGATACTGGGACCATGACTGCATGGGTAGCTTGCAGTAGTCACTGAACTAAGAACAGCAGCAGATTAGAGGTGGCAAGAGGCCCCCCAGCCAAGTTAGTGCACAAATAGATTGCTAAAGTGAGGATGGCAGTGCATCAATGAGCACAGAAAGCCTGCTGCTCTGATAAGGGAGACCaccaggaaggggaaaaagtatAAAGCAGTCTCCACAGCTTTTAACATCCCTTCCCCCAGCAAGTCATTTTGATCAGACTAGCCACTTCCTCCCTCAGGACACTACATTGGCACATCCCAACCCTCCATCTTACCTGGTAGACACTGTTCGGATTGCTGACCGTAGGGATGGCTTTGGGCTCCTTGCGATAGCCCTCCTCATCCGAGGAGGCACCAGAAAGATATTCCAGCGTTGCTCGATCAACAGCCTGGCTGATGCGCTGGGAGAGTTCTCGGTCCTCCTCTCCTTCAAAGTGAGCAATTGTGAAAGGCAGATTTTTCTCACCATACCTAGGAGCAAGAGGAAGCATTTGCCCAATGTCTCATAAGCATAAGACTTTGAGACCTACTGACAGCCATGTATGGGGCCACCTTTGCACTAGACCCTTGAAGTTGGTGCTTCAGTAGGAAAGCTATGACAGCACTGAGACCAGAGGGTGTTGTCTATTGGTATATTAGCAGGCACTCTGCTAAAGCAAAACACCAATTACATTATTACATATATTACGAGTTGGAGGACAACTCCTGCTCATGAGTTGCTCAGGCTTGTGAAACTCCAGAAGTTTGCAGACCCCATTCTTAGTTTAGCCTGAGAAAGTACTTGTGCCCAAGTCCCCTAAAACCATATATTAAAACAAAGGAGCACAGCCACTGCTCAGTGCACATTAGACAGACAAGCTATACTACAACTGATCACCCAATTCAGGCCACACCTGCAGCACACATCAAATGGATCAACCCATATGGTCATTTCTGGTGGCAAACAGAGCTTCTCAAAGTCCACATTGCTCTCAGCACAAGCCTGTTCCAGGACGGGATCTCTCGCTTGGTGTTGGTTTATCCTTATACACCTAGAGAGGAAAGCACAGGAGTGAAGAAGGGAGCACGGTAGGTTGTAGCACTGGTACTCATTGCAGAGTTAATCCTGTTCATACACAAGAGCCCTTTCAGGCAGACTTGATGGCTATTTTAGCTCAAGGTTGCTGACTTCTCAGGGGCCATGATCTGTATTAGCATAGATATTACACTGTGGCTGTTCACATGTGCTTGGTGATCATTGCAGACTCAGTACACCTTAGGAATTACATGCACCAGAGTGATCCAGGGTTACTATACTCCTTAAGGAGAGTATGCACATAGGGGTTAATGCTACAGCAGCTCTTGTGCATGGGCAGAAGAGATTCACTTGAGTGGCCAGGATGTAGGCATAGCTTGTTGTGCACCCAGGCATGAGTTAGTGGCTCTTCTTCGTTCTCCAATCACTCATTCCTCTTAAGTTCAACAGGAAGTgctcatcaaaaaaaaaaaaaaagttataaaatttTCAGGGTCTGCATCATTTGCTTTTGCTATTATGTCTATCCACTTCTTAGGCTGGATAGTCTAGCAGTGTGTGCTACTACCAGTATCTAGGTCTTATCTAGTCCCAGTTACTTTGCTCGATCCCAGGCCCGCTTTCTCCTCTGTAGCAGAAACAAGCCAGTCAtttacctgaaagcttgtccttTAGATGGGTTGTCTAGGTACCAGTGGTTCTTATACTTTTCAAACAGGATTGTCGTCAACTTAGCAGCAAATTTCTCAGTTGTATGCTTGCTCAGTTTGTCTTGTTTTTTCACCAACCTTGTGATGAAGACAACTGTGGCAGCAATttcatctttcattttttttatttttaaattgagaGAAGAGGATATTCCAGTTGTTAGACCATCACTGTGGATGGAGAGAAGAGTCAGGTATCCATTTTCTCTTGTATACAAtacttttaatatttaaaaaacacaaaaactttAGTAACAAAAGATAGCCTAGGCAAGCTATACCAAAAATGATCTCGGCCACCCTAGAAAAGCAAGGGAATCTGAAGTCCCACTAGTTATAGAGAAACCATACTTAAGCAACTCACTGGCCCTCCATCTTCAGTTAGTTATAGCATTGCCACCTCATATCAGGAATTAGGACTCTCCCTTTAAGCAATTAATTGAAACACTCAGAATGTATGCATCTTAAGTCAAGTGTTTTTTGTCCCTTCAATTCAAGAGTTATACATGTAGCAACAGTTGCCTGAACAAGGAAGAATTGCAATGAAGCAGTTTCTAATCTGACTTGTAACACCACAACAAGTATGCTTTTTATTGCAAGAGCTAGCTTCTTTCTTCCAGGAGTACCATCTTGAGATATTGGTGGAGCCTGCTTACAAGCTTCTTCAGAGATTTCTACCTCACGGAGTTGGAATTAAATAGACAAGGCCAGACTAGTAAGTCTGCCATTGCAAAGGCATTGTCACCTTGATAGCATAGTGCTCAGATACATACTACCATAGTGAGCAGGTCTTTATTAGAAGTTATATAGCAGGTGCAAGACAGTATTACAACCAAGGAGGAGCAACTTGTGATTTGAAACAAGTTTCATTAATCCTCAGGCAGCAAGGACTTTCTAGCAATAGAGGTCATACAATGAAACCAAAGAGTGAAAGTTATGTTTAAAGTAAGAGCCTTTCAAGTCGGAGCAAGCAGAATTGCAACCATCATAAAGAGTGCCATACACTGAAACTACAATACATACTTAAAACTGTttgacaacttaaaaaaaacccacaccactGTCCCACTTAGGAAGACCACCTACCCTTACAAGGTCAACTCCTTCCTTATTTCTTCTCCAAGAGCTTTGGCTGCAGGTTTATGTAGAATTACAAATCAACTAGCAATTAAAGGAGCTTAACAGCTGAGCAGGTGTGTTCCGTTAGAGGAAGACAGCTAGCTGATTTCAATGTGCTTGTTTTCAGTATGTATTGGGTCCTGTTTTTAAAGCATACTTAAAATGCTACATTTTATTTTCGGCATGTTAATCTAGTTCTcttatacacatttatttagaaTTCAGGTGAAAAATACATCATGAAAGAAAGCAATACCAGTATCAATAATTAATCATTGGAGTTATCCTTCCTAGTTGCTAAAGAATTAAAACAGCATAGCTGCTTGCCTTTTAGATAGCTTGCAAATTAATCATCCTATCTTTGAAAATTAAactacttgggggggggggggtcattacCAGTGCTTGTGTCATCATTTAgatgttttaatacattttagtATTGCTGATTTTTCTAAAACATTTTCATAAATATGATGAAGATCACTGGAGGTTCATTTTGAAGAAGGCACTTTCTGAAATGTAAGTTCTTCACTGGTTGAGGACTGGGGCAATAATTAGCCAGTGCCTCATGGAGAAGGAGGCTGAATCTTTTGATCCTTTTGAGATGTACTGACATCTCCAGAAACTACCTTGGCACTGTCAGACACCAGGTACCATCCAAGTGAAAAAAAGTCGCAGGTCAGCCTCTAGCATGTTCTTTGTCTAGATTTAATTTAGAAAGCTGCAGTAACTGGAAGAATTAAGAGCCTAGTCATGTAGGTCTATGGGCACACTTAACTTCACATGTGAATATTTCCATTTATATCAGTGGGATAGGTGATCTATGCAAGTGTACAAGCACTTTTAAGGGACTGGGGCCTAGATCTGCATTATATGCCCAGCTTTGTTTTTCTGAATTCCTTTTGTCCCATCTGTCCCAAGCATTTCCTTGCTTTCTATCAGTTCCCTTTTGCACCACTAGAAAGTCTGATTAAGGAggtggcagcaaaaaaaaaaagagggggaaaaagttgTGGGGGATAAGCTTCTACTCTCCCGTTTGCTATTCCCCCAACGGCTAGGCTTCTATCACCATGAAAGCTCCTAATACCCTTTTGGACAGGTATGTGGACTCTTCATTTCACAAATAGAGAAACCAAAGGACAGCAAGATGAAGTGAATCTTCCAAAAAATCATCTCTGGGAAATGCAGGTATTGAACCCCTCTCTCGTATCCTAGGCCCATGTCTCAACTATAAGTGTCCCTAGCGTGCGTCCCGCAATGCACACAACAGCCTGTAATGACAAACAGAGATTGTGCTTGTTGCGTAGGCAAAACATGAGTCATTCTTCCCTTGTCTCTTCCAACATAAAAGGGCAAGAGATATCAGTGCAAGCCTTGCTAGAGACTTGGGGTTAGGTTGCAGGAAATGATTGCAATGTATTACTATGTAGAACAGCTCTCATTCCCTACACAATTTTTTAGGGGTGTATTAGTTTCTAGCTGCAAAATCTGTAAAGAATTTCATTTTCTACTGAGCCCTGGGCATGTTGTAAGCCAAAATGGGCAATAGAGAAGAATTCATGAACAGGCACCTTTATGCACGATTGTCTGCCACAAACTGGACGTCCGTGCCCAAGGGCTGAACTAGATTCTGAAGattaaaaatagctttaaaatggCAAGTCTCTGATGGGTAATTTAATTTTCTGGTTTGAATGGCTCCCTTTGTAAATCCTGCAGACACAACTTATGACCCCATCAGCTTCTCCTTGTTCTTAAACATCTTTTGTTTGATGATATGTCACAGAAAAGGTTCCCAGTGGAAACTGCTATTATGGAAAcggtcatttttttaaaatgttatcagTGACTCTGGTCATATAAATGCTAATAAGTCTGACTGTATGAGCGAGAGCCAAGCCTCAGGTGGACAGGTGTCCACAAACTCACTCCTGACCTCAATATTTATTGCTGCCCCTCTGTGAATAGCACTGCAATGACTTTTGAACTTGAATGGCAATGCTTCTGCTATTCCAGTCCCATCGTACCCACAGGCAGCTCTGCCAGTGCAGTTCAAGCTTGGATTTAGCACTCTCAGCTGGGCAAATCGCGAGCCCCTACATAGCACGTCTCATGAGAAGGCACTTATTTCAAGCTCAGCCTCTTCAAGTTTGTTGTTCCACAAGCAGAGATTGAAAGCTAACTCACTCAGCATTTTTCCAATGGACTGCTGCACAAAGATATAATTGTTAAATCCCGCTAATGTATTATCATGTATTGGAACTTTTACTCATGGGAATATAGTGCTTGCATTGTTAACAACAGTCATCATTTAGGAAACATTTCACAAACAAGAAAGAATTGTTGGAAAATTGCTGCTATATTTCTTTGGTACTTACACTAATGGAACCTGCTGAAGAAGTGATTTAAACAAATAGGATCATTAACTCCCACCCCTAAAGCTGGATTACGGTGGGTTGGTTCTGATTAAAGGTCCCAAGGCATTGCAGAGCACCGCATTATAGGCAGATGCAAAAGTACGAGCGGACTGTACTAGATTGCTAGTTGCAGGAATCAACCTCTTCCTGTTACTTCTACTGCAGGAGAAATTCAGTTGTATATGTGCAGCTGGTATTTGCCTTAACTCATTTCTCTCTGCCTCGCTTGGTCACATGAGTACCAAGGGGCAGCACGGGTCCCCATTGGGAacagaggatgcatctacacgagacgctaactgtgcactagcctaattctactgcgcattagcatgcagggcaaaaataatgctaatatgctaatgcgtATCTCACCCCTGATATTTGCCCTGGGTGGCTCTTTCCTACTTGTTCACTGTAAATGCTTTGGGACAAGATTACTATTTGTTGAGCACAttttgccactgtgcagtagtgattAACAAGGTAATAATCATTGCTGATCATGTCTATCTAGTGGAAAAACACTTGCCCTGCCAAGGAGATGGCATGTTGGGGGAGCACAAATGGATAAAACTGAGTATCATCAGGATGGGTTAGGTTATATTTAACACTATTTGAACTGAAAGTGAGTATTAAAAGGAAAGTTAAATTTAGCTCCTAAAAAAGACAGATATTGCATGATGGTACAGGCTTCAGCCCTGCGTCACTGCGGTCAATAGGGGTTTTGCCACTGCTTTCAGTGCCTGGGCTGATCTTAGGTTTTGGGAATTccttggtgtttttttttccacttcccTGTTGAGTGCAGCTCCATGTGGGCTGGTGAAGCATACCAGCTGATGGGACTTTGAACCGTCTCCTGGCTAGTGCTTTCTCCAACATGTCTAGGCAAGCCCTGGGAGTTATGAAATAGTGCCGCAGAATAATCAAGTGCCTGGGTCCTACAAAGGACAATCCAACAGGCAGCTGAGTCCCCACGCCACCTCCCTTTGTCCAGCAATTTCTGCTGATAGCTAACGTACAACCGTAAATCAGCTGTAAACAAACTCTTCACCGGAGAAACCAGACCGAGGACTCGCAGCCATGAGACCATTCACGGGATAAGGTCTTATTCAGTGGCAGCCCACAAGGCAGGACTTGGACCCAGATTAATAGCTGAACTCAGCCACTTCATACAGCATACGTCCAACAGAAATGACGAAGCAACTTCCTGCTCAGCAAGATGACTATAGATATTGAGGTCATGGCTGATTTAGATACAAAGCAATAAAAATCCTGTGACTGAATTCCTTTAATATGATTCCCTAACACAGGAATACAAAACCGGTTTTGTTCACGAGGCCAATGAATAGAAACTGTAAAAGTATAGGGTTTCCAGCTGTCAGGCTTCCCATTTC
It includes:
- the BTG4 gene encoding protein BTG4, which encodes MKDEIAATVVFITRLVKKQDKLSKHTTEKFAAKLTTILFEKYKNHWYLDNPSKGQAFRCIRINQHQARDPVLEQACAESNVDFEKLCLPPEMTIWVDPFDVCCRYGEKNLPFTIAHFEGEEDRELSQRISQAVDRATLEYLSGASSDEEGYRKEPKAIPTVSNPNSVYQFSDYCKLPMQSWSQYLRRKTYVTNSLHLASACFPQHKGYKVYKPMAAFTGPRVDRYHWVNTKR